A genomic region of Mugil cephalus isolate CIBA_MC_2020 chromosome 5, CIBA_Mcephalus_1.1, whole genome shotgun sequence contains the following coding sequences:
- the LOC125008562 gene encoding protocadherin alpha-7-like → MEVTDIKGQWRGVWFAFCLALLIVAKLEGISAQIRYSIQEELKSGTSVGNVAKDLGLDLGRLADRNLRVVSGTKQDLFKVNPRDGVLLVNQRVDREELCALTVPCIANLKAVVEHPLEMHQIIVEILDVNDNSPKFPEENYTLEVLESAIVGSRFQVEGAHDLDVGLNSLNSYKLNHNQYFRLETEEFGEDGKVPFLVLQRPLDREHTAQHWLLLTATDGGKPPKSGTINVTVIVSDVNDNSPVCDKQKYTITIKENAPAGTFLLSVNASDADEGMNGEVEYSLRSKLRGLSSEPFDLNSATGKLTVKGRLDYEEKQVYEIKVLAADKGAVSLSTQCNVVVRVEDVNDNQPEIEITSLSSRIPEDSPPGTVVALMGVMDLDSGVNGQVVCSIPGHLPFDLKPSPDGQSYSLVTKDYLDKETVHMYDITITAKDLGSPALSSTKIIQVDVLDVNDNSPLFTESPYTFYVPENNKAGLSIFSVTAIDADGGENAAITYSLNRKNPGPTIATFLNINEANGTISALKSFDFETLKTFQFQVVATDSGSPSLSSNVTVNVFILDQNDNAPVILYPLSSNGSAEGVEEIPRNVNAGHLVTKVRAYDADIGYNGWLLFSLQEVTDHSLFGLDRYTGQIRTLRSLTETDEAEHKLIILVKDNGNVSLSATATVIVKLVEPKEAFAASDVKSAAKVDEEDNVTFYLMITLGSVSVLFLISIIVLIAMQCSKSTDYTSKYLQEPNYDGTLCHSIQYRSGDKRYMLVGPRMSIGSTIVPGSHANTLVLPDRRRTSEEVNAFVI, encoded by the coding sequence ATGGAGGTAACGGATATCAAAGGACAGTGGAGGGGTGTGtggtttgctttttgtttggcGTTGCTGATTGTGGCTAAACTGGAAGGAATATCTGCTCAAATACGATACTCGATTCAGGAAGAACTGAAATCAGGGACGTCCGTTGGAAATGTAGCTAAAGACCTTGGGTTGGATCTCGGAAGACTGGCGGATAGGAATCTCCGTGTCGTGTCAGGAACAAAGCAGGATCTATTCAAGGTAAATCCGAGAGATGGGGTTTTGCTAGTGAACCAGCGAGTAGACAGAGAGGAGCTGTGCGCACTGACTGTTCCGTGTATCGCAAATCTGAAAGCGGTTGTTGAACATCCTCTTGAAATGCACCAAATAATTGTGGAGATACTCGATGTTAACGACAATTCGCCCAAATTTCCCGAAGAAAACTACACATTAGAGGTGCTGGAGTCAGCCATAGTTGGGTCTAGATTTCAGGTGGAAGGGGCGCACGACTTAGATGTTGGGTTGAATTCCTTAAATTCCTATAAGCTAAACCATAATCAGTATTTTCGTTTGGAAACCGAGGAATTTGGGGAAGATGGAAAGGTTCCATTCTTAGTTTTACAGCGACCTTTGGATAGAGAACACACGGCTCAACACTGGTTGCTATTAACAGCTACAGACGGGGGAAAACCCCCAAAATCGGGTACAATTAATGTCACTGTTATCGTGTCTGACGTTAATGACAACTCACCAGTGTGtgataaacaaaaatacaccaTAACGATAAAAGAGAACGCGCCTGCAGGGACATTTTTGCTGTCGGTAAATGCATCTGACGCAGACGAAGGGATGAACGGTGAGGTTGAATATTCTTTAAGGAGTAAACTTAGAGGACTCTCATCGGAGCCGTTTGACCTGAACAGCGCAACTGGAAAACTAACTGTGAAGGGACGGCTTGATTACGAGGAAAAACAGGTTTATGAGATCAAGGTGCTGGCTGCAGATAAAGGTGCTGTGTCTCTCTCCACACAATGCAACGTGGTTGTTAGAGTGGAGGACGTCAACGATAATCAGCCCGAAATAGAAATCACATCCCTGTCAAGTCGCATTCCAGAGGATTCACCTCCTGGCACTGTGGTGGCGTTAATGGGAGTGATGGACCTTGACTCAGGTGTGAACGGACAGGTGGTTTGTAGTATACCTGGTCATTTACCTTTTGATTTAAAGCCATCCCCAGACGGACAGTCATATTCTTTGGTAACCAAGGACTACCTGGATAAGGAAACGGTGCATATGTATGACATTACAATAACAGCCAAGGATTTGGGGAGCCCTGCTCTGTCTTCAACGAAAATAATACAGGTAGATGTGCTAGATGTTAACGACAACAGTCCACTGTTCACTGAAAGTCCCTATACTTTTTATGTGCCTGAAAACAACAAGGCCGGACTGTCAATTTTCTCAGTGACCGCGATTGATGCAGATGGAGGGGAAAATGCAGCGATCACATATTCGCTCAACCGTAAGAATCCGGGACCCACTATAgccacatttttaaatataaatgaagccAATGGCACAATATCGGCATTGAAAAGTTTTGACTTTGAGACTCTGAAAACTTTCCAGTTCCAAGTTGTAGCCACAGATTCTGGTTCTCCGTCACTGAGCAGCAACGTCACAGTGAACGTGTTCATTCTGGATCAGAACGACAACGCTCCAGTCATCCTGTATCCACTCAGCTCCAACGGCTCTGCTGAAGGTGTGGAGGAGATTCCCCGCAATGTGAACGCAGGACACTTGGTGACTAAAGTCAGAGCCTATGACGCTGATATAGGATATAACGGCTGGTTGCTGTTCTCACTGCAGGAAGTTACTGACCACAGTCTCTTTGGTTTGGACCGCTACACAGGACAGATCAGGACACTTCGCTCGTTAACAGAGACAGACGAGGCTGAGCATAAACTGATCATACTGGTCAAAGACAATGGGAACGTTTCACTCTCAGCAACAGCTACTGTCATTGTCAAACTTGTGGAGCCCAAAGAGGCTTTTGCAGCTTCTGATGTTAAAAGTGCAGCAAAAGTGGACGAAGAGGACAATGTTACATTTTACCTGATGATAACTTTGGGCtcagtttcagttctttttctcatcagtaTCATCGTACTGATTGCAATGCAGTGCTCCAAATCCACAGACTATACTTCTAAATATCTACAAGAACCAAATTATGATGGGACACTGTGTCACAGCATCCAGTACAGATCTGGAGACAAACGGTACATGTTAGTTGGACCCAGGATGAGTATAGGATCTACTATAGTCCCTGGGAGCCACGCAAATACCCTAGTGCTCcctgacaggaggaggacatctGAGGAGGTAAATGCCtttgtcatttaa
- the LOC125008171 gene encoding protocadherin alpha-C2-like isoform X1 — protein MAQKRGQLLWTGYVSVILISAIMDVVSAVTHYSVPEEMEEGSVVANLANDLGLDVKNLKARKMRVDVAANKKYLDINKDTGELFILERIDREFLCPSKTTISCFLKLDATIENPIRMFNIEVEIMDINDNAPHFRRGTMHLDISESSPIGDRFSLNNAADPDVGTNSVKNYQLSSSEHFSIEIQTGRDGTKFADLILKRALDREQQAVHNLILTAVDGGVPTRTGTASIIVRVLDVNDNAPSFDKEKYVVDVMENSPIGSLVTKLNATDLDEGSNSDIVYSYSLYTSERTQKMFNLNPENGEIRVKEMINYEDLKLYEMEVIASDKGPNSLSGQCKLTIQVTDMNDNHPEISIKSFQSPIKENEPTDTVIAVVSVSDKDSGDNGIVDLTIPENVPFKLRESSDNYYELVVSEPLDREKVPEYDITFTVTDRGSPPLFDNETMTLELLDVNDNVPQFPQSFYTIRVAENNAPGALLSSLTAFDPDLHENQYLVYFILEKEIANTSMSMLFSINPENGNLYALKTFDYEIEKEFLFHIEARDSGSPPLSSNVTVHIIIVDQNDNAPVIVSPWRAHGSVVEEKIPRSTDKGSLVSKVIALDTDSVHNSRITYQFLQVTDATLFSLDQYNGEIRTMRMFSYRDPRHQRLVVVAKDNGDPALSATVTIKLSTVETAVKTYSDMTEVPLEYDIFSDLNLYLVIGLGSVSFLLLITILVTIVLKCQKPKPSKAAPPSRNSVISERNSTIADSTLVSNDAYWYSLFLAETRKGKLVVRQPVPKGSRYIVSSIPRGTGLTDTSDSAPSTLQASTTSSGSSA, from the exons ATGGCGCAGAAAAGGGGACAGTTACTCTGGACAGGGTACGTTTCTGTAATTCTCATTTCTGCCATCATGGACGTGGTATCTGCAGTCACTCATTATTCCGTTCCCGAAGAAATGGAGGAGGGATCCGTCGTGGCGAATTTGGCAAATGATCTAGGATTAGACGTCAAAAACCTGAAAGCAAGAAAAATGCGCGTGGATGTTGCAGCCAATAAGAAATATCTTGACATTAACAAAGACACAGGGGAGCTGTTTATTTTAGAAAGGATTGACAGAGAGTTTCTGTGCCCGTCGAAAACAACTATATCGTGCTTTCTTAAATTAGACGCTACGATTGAAAATCCAATACGTATGTTTAATATTGAGGTGGAAATCATGGATATTAATGATAACGCACCTCACTTCCGCAGAGGAACGATGCATTTGGATATATCAGAGTCGAGCCCCATTGGAGACAGATTTTCACTGAATAATGCTGCAGACCCAGATGTCGGAACAAACTCTGTGAAAAATTACCAGCTGAGCTCAAGCGAACACTTCTCCATTGAAATTCAGACCGGGAGAGATGGGACAAAGTTCGCAGACTTGATTCTGAAAAGGGCTTTAGACCGAGAGCAGCAGGCTGTTCATAATCTAATACTGACCGCTGTGGACGGTGGAGTTCCCACGCGCACAGGTACAGCCAGCATCATTGTTCGCGTGCTCGATGTCAACGACAACGCCCCTTCATTTGACAAAGAAAAGTACGTCGTGGATGTGATGGAAAACTCTCCGATTGGGAGTCTAGTAACTAAACTTAACGCCACTGATTTAGATGAAGGGTCCAACTCGGATATTGTTTATTCATATAGTTTGTACACATCAGAGAGAACACAAAAGATGTTTAACTTGAATCCTGAAAATGGCGAAATCAGAGTGAAAGAGATGATCAATTATGAAGATTTAAAACTTTATGAGATGGAGGTTATAGCCAGCGATAAGGGGCCTAACTCCTTATCTGGACAGTGTAAACTGACAATACAGGTGACAGATATGAATGACAACCACCCAGAAATCTCTATCAAATCATTTCAAAGTCCAATAAAAGAAAACGAGCCCACAGACACAGTGATAGCTGTGGTCAGTGTCAGTGATAAAGACTCAGGTGACAACGGAATAGTTGATCTAACTATCCCTGAAAATGTACCTTTCAAACTGAGGGAGTCCTCTGACAACTATTATGAATTAGTAGTGTCAGAGCCATTAGACCGTGAGAAGGTCCCAGAATATGACATCACTTTCACAGTGACTGACAGAGGTTCTCCTCCTTTATTTGACAATGAGACTATGACTTTAGAGCTGCTGGATGTCAATGACAATGTCCCACAGTTCCCCCAGTCATTTTATACTATACGTGTAGCAGAGAATAACGCACCCGGGGCCTTGCTCAGCTCACTCACTGCGTTTGACCCTGACCTCCATGAGAACCAGTATCTAGTTTATTTCATCCTGGAGAAGGAGATAGCAAACACCTCCATGTCCATGCTGTTCTCCATCAATCCAGAGAATGGGAATCTTTACGCACTCAAAACTTTTGACTATGAGATAGAGAAGGAGTTTCTTTTCCACATCGAGGCCAGAGACTCTggctctcctccactcagcagcaacgtGACCGTCCACATCATTATTGTGGACCAGAATGACAACGCTCCTGTTATTGTGTCTCCGTGGCGTGCGCACGGCTCTGTGGTGGAGGAAAAGATCCCCAGGTCCACGGATAAAGGCTCCCTGGTTTCCAAGGTGATCGCCTTAGACACAGACTCTGTGCACAACTCTCGGATTACCTACCAGTTTCTACAGGTGACTGACGCCACCTTGTTCAGTCTGGACCAATACAACGGAGAGATCCGGACTATGAGGATGTTCAGTTACAGAGATCCACGTCACCAAAGGCTGGTTGTTGTTGCCAAGGACAACGGGGATCCTGCTCTCTCTGCTACAGTCACCATCAAGCTGTCCACAGTGGAGACTGCTGTTAAGACCTACTCTGACATGACTGAGGTGCCTCTGGAATATGACATCTTCTCAGACCTAAACCTGTATCTGGTCATCGGTCTGGGCTCTGTGTCATTCCTCCTGCTCATCACCATTTTGGTCACCATCGTGCTCAAGTGTCAGAAACCCAAGCCCAGCAAAGCGGCTCCTCCCTCCAGGAACAGTGTTATCAGTGAGAGGAACTCCACCATCGCAGATTCCACTCTGGTCTCCAACGATGCCTACTGGTACAGTCTGTTTCTAGCAGAGACCAGGAAAGGAAAGCTGGTGGTCAGACAGCCTGTTCCAAAGGGCTCCAGATACATTGTGTCCAGTATACCAAGAGGAACAGGACTGACAGACACTAGTGACTCTGCACCTTCCACTCTGCAG GCATCCACCACCAGCAGCGGCAGTTCCGCGTAA
- the LOC125008171 gene encoding protocadherin alpha-C2-like isoform X2, producing the protein MDVVSAVTHYSVPEEMEEGSVVANLANDLGLDVKNLKARKMRVDVAANKKYLDINKDTGELFILERIDREFLCPSKTTISCFLKLDATIENPIRMFNIEVEIMDINDNAPHFRRGTMHLDISESSPIGDRFSLNNAADPDVGTNSVKNYQLSSSEHFSIEIQTGRDGTKFADLILKRALDREQQAVHNLILTAVDGGVPTRTGTASIIVRVLDVNDNAPSFDKEKYVVDVMENSPIGSLVTKLNATDLDEGSNSDIVYSYSLYTSERTQKMFNLNPENGEIRVKEMINYEDLKLYEMEVIASDKGPNSLSGQCKLTIQVTDMNDNHPEISIKSFQSPIKENEPTDTVIAVVSVSDKDSGDNGIVDLTIPENVPFKLRESSDNYYELVVSEPLDREKVPEYDITFTVTDRGSPPLFDNETMTLELLDVNDNVPQFPQSFYTIRVAENNAPGALLSSLTAFDPDLHENQYLVYFILEKEIANTSMSMLFSINPENGNLYALKTFDYEIEKEFLFHIEARDSGSPPLSSNVTVHIIIVDQNDNAPVIVSPWRAHGSVVEEKIPRSTDKGSLVSKVIALDTDSVHNSRITYQFLQVTDATLFSLDQYNGEIRTMRMFSYRDPRHQRLVVVAKDNGDPALSATVTIKLSTVETAVKTYSDMTEVPLEYDIFSDLNLYLVIGLGSVSFLLLITILVTIVLKCQKPKPSKAAPPSRNSVISERNSTIADSTLVSNDAYWYSLFLAETRKGKLVVRQPVPKGSRYIVSSIPRGTGLTDTSDSAPSTLQYPK; encoded by the exons ATGGACGTGGTATCTGCAGTCACTCATTATTCCGTTCCCGAAGAAATGGAGGAGGGATCCGTCGTGGCGAATTTGGCAAATGATCTAGGATTAGACGTCAAAAACCTGAAAGCAAGAAAAATGCGCGTGGATGTTGCAGCCAATAAGAAATATCTTGACATTAACAAAGACACAGGGGAGCTGTTTATTTTAGAAAGGATTGACAGAGAGTTTCTGTGCCCGTCGAAAACAACTATATCGTGCTTTCTTAAATTAGACGCTACGATTGAAAATCCAATACGTATGTTTAATATTGAGGTGGAAATCATGGATATTAATGATAACGCACCTCACTTCCGCAGAGGAACGATGCATTTGGATATATCAGAGTCGAGCCCCATTGGAGACAGATTTTCACTGAATAATGCTGCAGACCCAGATGTCGGAACAAACTCTGTGAAAAATTACCAGCTGAGCTCAAGCGAACACTTCTCCATTGAAATTCAGACCGGGAGAGATGGGACAAAGTTCGCAGACTTGATTCTGAAAAGGGCTTTAGACCGAGAGCAGCAGGCTGTTCATAATCTAATACTGACCGCTGTGGACGGTGGAGTTCCCACGCGCACAGGTACAGCCAGCATCATTGTTCGCGTGCTCGATGTCAACGACAACGCCCCTTCATTTGACAAAGAAAAGTACGTCGTGGATGTGATGGAAAACTCTCCGATTGGGAGTCTAGTAACTAAACTTAACGCCACTGATTTAGATGAAGGGTCCAACTCGGATATTGTTTATTCATATAGTTTGTACACATCAGAGAGAACACAAAAGATGTTTAACTTGAATCCTGAAAATGGCGAAATCAGAGTGAAAGAGATGATCAATTATGAAGATTTAAAACTTTATGAGATGGAGGTTATAGCCAGCGATAAGGGGCCTAACTCCTTATCTGGACAGTGTAAACTGACAATACAGGTGACAGATATGAATGACAACCACCCAGAAATCTCTATCAAATCATTTCAAAGTCCAATAAAAGAAAACGAGCCCACAGACACAGTGATAGCTGTGGTCAGTGTCAGTGATAAAGACTCAGGTGACAACGGAATAGTTGATCTAACTATCCCTGAAAATGTACCTTTCAAACTGAGGGAGTCCTCTGACAACTATTATGAATTAGTAGTGTCAGAGCCATTAGACCGTGAGAAGGTCCCAGAATATGACATCACTTTCACAGTGACTGACAGAGGTTCTCCTCCTTTATTTGACAATGAGACTATGACTTTAGAGCTGCTGGATGTCAATGACAATGTCCCACAGTTCCCCCAGTCATTTTATACTATACGTGTAGCAGAGAATAACGCACCCGGGGCCTTGCTCAGCTCACTCACTGCGTTTGACCCTGACCTCCATGAGAACCAGTATCTAGTTTATTTCATCCTGGAGAAGGAGATAGCAAACACCTCCATGTCCATGCTGTTCTCCATCAATCCAGAGAATGGGAATCTTTACGCACTCAAAACTTTTGACTATGAGATAGAGAAGGAGTTTCTTTTCCACATCGAGGCCAGAGACTCTggctctcctccactcagcagcaacgtGACCGTCCACATCATTATTGTGGACCAGAATGACAACGCTCCTGTTATTGTGTCTCCGTGGCGTGCGCACGGCTCTGTGGTGGAGGAAAAGATCCCCAGGTCCACGGATAAAGGCTCCCTGGTTTCCAAGGTGATCGCCTTAGACACAGACTCTGTGCACAACTCTCGGATTACCTACCAGTTTCTACAGGTGACTGACGCCACCTTGTTCAGTCTGGACCAATACAACGGAGAGATCCGGACTATGAGGATGTTCAGTTACAGAGATCCACGTCACCAAAGGCTGGTTGTTGTTGCCAAGGACAACGGGGATCCTGCTCTCTCTGCTACAGTCACCATCAAGCTGTCCACAGTGGAGACTGCTGTTAAGACCTACTCTGACATGACTGAGGTGCCTCTGGAATATGACATCTTCTCAGACCTAAACCTGTATCTGGTCATCGGTCTGGGCTCTGTGTCATTCCTCCTGCTCATCACCATTTTGGTCACCATCGTGCTCAAGTGTCAGAAACCCAAGCCCAGCAAAGCGGCTCCTCCCTCCAGGAACAGTGTTATCAGTGAGAGGAACTCCACCATCGCAGATTCCACTCTGGTCTCCAACGATGCCTACTGGTACAGTCTGTTTCTAGCAGAGACCAGGAAAGGAAAGCTGGTGGTCAGACAGCCTGTTCCAAAGGGCTCCAGATACATTGTGTCCAGTATACCAAGAGGAACAGGACTGACAGACACTAGTGACTCTGCACCTTCCACTCTGCAG TACCCTAAATGA
- the LOC125007943 gene encoding protocadherin alpha-C2-like: MARRILHGSRRGYVSVFLFLSTIISEVSTVTHYSVPEEMDEGSVVANLATDLGLDVKSLSRRKMRVDVVGNKKYLDINKDTGELFILERIDREFLCPLKTATSCFLKLDATIENPIRMFNVEVEIMDINDNAPHFRRGTMHLDISESSPVGERFSLNNAADPDVGTNSVKNYHLSSSEHFSIEIQTGRDGTKFADLILKRALDREQQAVHNLILTAVDGGVPTRTGTASIIVRVLDVNDNAPSFDKEKYVVDVMENSPIGSLVTKLNATDLDEGSNSDIVYSYSLYTSERTQKMFNLNPENGEIRVKEMINYEDLKLYEMEVIASDKGPNSLSGQCKLTIQVTDMNDNHPEISIKSFHSPIKENEPTDTVIAVVSVSDKDSGDNGIVDLTIPENVPFKLRESSDNYYELVVSEPLDREKVPEYDITFTVTDRGSPPLSDNETMTLELLDVNDNVPQFSQSFYTIRVAENNAPGALLSSLTAFDPDLHENQYLVYFILEKEIANTSMSMLFSINPENGNLYALKTFDYEIEKEFLFHIEARDSGSPPLSSNVTVHIIIVDQNDNAPVIVSPWRAHGSVVEEKIPRSTDKGSLVSKVIALDTDSVHNSRITYQFLQVTDATLFSLDQYNGEIRTMRMFSYRDPRHQRLVVVAKDNGNPALSATVTIKLSTVETAVKTYSDMTEVPLEYDIFSDLNLYLVIGLGSVSFLLLITILVTIVLKCQKPKPSKAAPPSRNSVISERNSTIADSTLVSNDAYWYSLFLAETRKGKLVVRQPVPKGSRYIVSSIPRGTGLTDTSDSAASTLQV, translated from the coding sequence ATGGCTCGTCGCATTCTTCACGGTTCGCGAAGGGGGTACGTCTCagtatttctctttctttctaccATCATAAGCGAAGTATCTACAGTCACCCATTATTCTGTTCCCGAGGAAATGGACGAGGGCTCTGTTGTTGCGAATTTAGCAACGGATCTGGGATTAGATGTGAAGAGTCTGAGTAGGAGAAAAATGCGCGTAGACGTTGTAGGTAACAAAAAATATCTTGACATCAACAAGGACACGGGGGAGCTTTTCATTTTGGAAAGGATAGACAGGGAGTTTCTATGTCCCCTGAAGACAGCCACGTCGTGCTTTCTTAAATTAGACGCAACCATTGAAAATCCAATACGTATGTTTAATGTCGAAGTTGAAATAATGGATATTAATGATAATGCCCCCCATTTTCGGAGAGGAACGATGCATTTGGATATATCAGAGTCAAGCCCCGTTGGAGAGAGATTCTCACTGAATAATGCTGCAGACCCAGATGTCGGAACAAATTCTGTGAAAAATTACCACCTGAGCTCAAGCGAACACTTCTCCATTGAAATTCAGACCGGGAGAGATGGGACAAAGTTCGCAGACTTGATTCTGAAAAGGGCTTTAGACCGAGAGCAGCAGGCTGTTCATAATCTAATACTGACCGCTGTGGACGGTGGAGTTCCCACGCGCACAGGTACAGCCAGCATCATTGTTCGCGTGCTCGATGTCAACGACAACGCCCCTTCATTTGACAAAGAAAAGTACGTCGTGGATGTGATGGAAAACTCTCCGATTGGGAGTCTAGTAACTAAACTTAACGCCACTGATTTAGATGAAGGGTCCAACTCGGATATTGTTTATTCATATAGTTTGTACACATCAGAGAGAACACAAAAGATGTTTAACTTGAATCCTGAAAATGGCGAAATCAGAGTGAAAGAGATGATCAATTATGAAGATTTAAAACTTTATGAGATGGAGGTTATAGCCAGCGATAAGGGGCCTAACTCCTTATCTGGACAGTGTAAACTGACAATACAGGTGACAGATATGAATGACAACCACCCAGAAATCTCTATCAAATCATTTCATAGTCCAATAAAAGAAAACGAGCCCACAGACACAGTGATAGCTGTGGTCAGTGTCAGTGATAAAGACTCAGGTGACAACGGAATAGTTGATCTAACTATCCCTGAAAATGTACCTTTCAAACTGAGGGAGTCCTCTGATAACTATTATGAATTAGTAGTGTCAGAGCCATTAGACCGTGAGAAGGTCCCAGAATATGACATCACTTTCACTGTGACTGACAGAGGCTCTCCTCCTTTATCTGACAATGAGACTATGACTTTAGAGCTGCTGGATGTCAATGACAATGTCCCACAGTTCTCCCAGTCATTTTATACTATACGTGTAGCAGAGAATAACGCACCCGGGGCCTTACTCAGCTCACTCACTGCGTTTGACCCTGACCTCCATGAGAACCAGTATCTAGTTTATTTCATCCTAGAGAAGGAGATAGCCAACACCTCCATGTCCATGCTGTTCTCCATCAATCCAGAGAATGGGAATCTTTACGCACTCAAAACTTTTGACTATGAGATAGAGAAGGAGTTTCTTTTCCACATCGAGGCCAGAGACTCTggctctcctccactcagcagcaatGTGACCGTCCACATCATTATTGTGGACCAGAATGACAACGCTCCTGTTATTGTGTCTCCATGGCGTGCGCACGGCTCAGTGGTGGAGGAAAAGATCCCCAGATCCACGGATAAAGGCTCCCTGGTTTCCAAGGTGATCGCCTTAGACACAGACTCTGTGCACAACTCTCGGATTACCTACCAGTTTCTACAGGTGACTGATGCCACCTTGTTCAGTCTGGACCAATACAACGGAGAGATCCGGACTATGAGGATGTTCAGTTACAGAGATCCACGTCACCAGAGGCTGGTTGTTGTTGCCAAGGACAACGGGAATCCTGCTCTCTCTGCTACGGTCACCATTAAGTTGTCCACAGTGGAGACTGCTGTTAAGACCTACTCTGACATGACTGAGGTGCCTCTGGAATATGACATCTTCTCAGACCTAAACCTGTATCTGGTCATTGGTCTGGGCTCTGTGTCATTTCTCCTGCTCATCACCATTTTGGTCACCATCGTGCTCAAGTGTCAGAAACCCAAGCCCAGCAAAGCGGCTCCTCCCTCCAGGAACAGTGTGATCAGTGAGAGGAACTCCACCATCGCAGATTCCACTCTGGTCTCCAACGATGCCTACTGGTACAGTCTGTTTCTAGCAGAGACCAGGAAAGGAAAGCTGGTGGTGAGACAGCCTGTTCCAAAGGGCTCCAGATACATTGTGTCCAGTATACCACGAGGAACAGGACTGACAGATACTAGTGACTCAGCAGCTTCTACTCTGCAGGTATga